The following are encoded in a window of Panicum virgatum strain AP13 chromosome 5N, P.virgatum_v5, whole genome shotgun sequence genomic DNA:
- the LOC120672831 gene encoding haloalkane dehalogenase 2-like has product MAPPLAVVGPAVAAPSFRTALPSRLRPRKLPSWPRAALPNDEDYYLIDAEESIGDGFSFSGGKYGEGPSKSDEWFAQGKMVNAYPVYGDKGKAKDPFFGLTMGSGSQPSDDVFRWFCVEAGSSSSPKVLLIHGLPSQAYSYRNVLPLLSDKYHAIAFDWLGFGFSDKPQPKYGFDYTLDEYTASLGSLVNAVAPDKLSIVVQGYFAPVAVKYASEHQDKLNHLVLVNPPITDKHVSLPSPLASFSNFLLGEIFSQDPLRASDKVLTSCGPYMMKEEDAMVYRRPYLVSGSSGFALNAISKAMKKDLKAYIESMRSILGSDSWKTKTTVCWGMRDRWLSYDGVEEFFGGLNQKIVELPMAGHHVQEDRGEELGNIVKSILR; this is encoded by the exons atggcgccgccgctcgccgtcgttgGCCCGGCCGTAGCCGCGCCGAGCTTCCGCACCGCCCTCCCCTCCCGCCTACGGCCGCGGAAGCTCCCCTCTTGGCCCCGGGCTGCCCTCCCCAACGACGAG GATTACTACTTGATCGATGCGGAGGAGTCCATTGGGGACGGCTTCTCCTTCAGTGGAG GGAAATATGGGGAAGGACCAAGTAAGTCGGACGAGTGGTTTGCTCAGGGGAAAATG GTAAATGCTTACCCTGTATATGGGGACAAAGGGAAGGCAAAGGACCCCTTCTTTGGCCTGACGATGGGATCAGGATCTCAACCTTCAGATGATGTTTTCAG ATGGTTCTGTGTGGAGGCTGGGAGCTCTTCTAGTCCTAAAGTGCTTTTAATTCATGGCTTGCCATCTCAG GCATACTCTTATCGCAATGTGCTGCCTTTACTATCAGACAAATATCATGCCATTGCTTTTGATTGGCTCG GATTTGGATTTTCTGATAAGCCTCAACCGAAATATGGTTTTGACTATACTCTTGACG AGTATACTGCGTCCTTGGGATCTCTAGTCAATGCTGTTGCTCCTGATAAGCTCTCTATTGTTGTCCAG GGCTACTTTGCTCCAGTTGCAGTCAAATATGCTAGTGAACATCAAGACAAACTGAACCATCTTGTTCTAGTGAATCCACCG ATAACTGATAAACATGTGAGCCTTCCATCTCCCCTGGCTTCATTCAGTAACTTCTTGTTGGGCGAGATATTTTCTCAG GACCCTCTCAGAGCTAGTGATAAGGTACTGACTAGTTGTGGTCCATACATGATGAAGGAGGAAGATGCTATGGTGTATAGAAGGCCATACCTTGTCTCTGGCTCCTCTGGGTTTGCGCTGAATGCAATAAGCAAAGCTATGAAAAAGGACCTTAAG GCATACATTGAATCCATGAGAAGCATATTAGGAAGTGATTCGTGGAAAACAAAGACGACAGTATGCTGGGGCATGAGAGATCGTTGGCTCAGCTATGATGGGGTGGAAGAGTTTTTTGGGGGCTTAAACCAGAAGATTGTAGAGCTGCCAATG GCAGGGCACCATGTGCAGGAGGACCGTGGTGAAGAGTTAGGCAATATAGTCAAAAGTATATTGAG